A genomic window from Salvia hispanica cultivar TCC Black 2014 chromosome 5, UniMelb_Shisp_WGS_1.0, whole genome shotgun sequence includes:
- the LOC125187027 gene encoding kirola-like, translated as MAQIAKLETKAEITNPPAKVYDFLKYNINKFVNLFPQVFKSFKLIEGEEGHSGNVKIVEYVIGKAMTAKVKTEELNDEERSMIMRVVEGEILQLYPTFLCKISVSDGCMNWSIQFEKTSDSTPKPDAYVQVLAHVTKLMDLYLLTS; from the exons ATGGCTCAAATTGCTAAGCTTGAGACCAAGGCAGAGATTACAAATCCTCCTGCTAAGGTCTATGATTTccttaaatataatataaacaaGTTTGTGAATTTGTTCCCACAAGTGTTCAAAAGTTTCAAGTTAATTGAAGGAGAGGAAGGCCATTCCGGAAATGTTAAGATCGTCGAATATGTAATTG GTAAGGCAATGACTGCAAAAGTGAAGACTGAAGAATTAAATGATGAAGAGAGATCCATGATAATGAGGGTTGTTGAAGGGGAGATTTTGCAGTTATACCCCACATTCCTCTGCAAGATTAGTGTGAGCGATGGCTGTATGAATTGGTCGATTCAATTCGAGAAAACCAGTGATTCAACACCTAAACCAGATGCCTATGTTCAAGTTCTAGCTCATGTTACTAAACTCATGGATCTTTACCTTCTCACCAGTTGA
- the LOC125187026 gene encoding MLP-like protein 165, with product MAQMAKLETKAEITNPPAKVYDFLKYNLNKFVDLFPQVYKSFKLIEGEEGHAGNVKIVEYVIGKTMTAKVKTEEINDEQRSMIMRVIEGEVLKLYPTLLCKISVSDGCVNWSIQFEKTNDSTPKPDAYAQVAAHVTKLMDLYLLTN from the exons ATGGCTCAAATGGCTAAGCTTGAGACCAAGGCAGAGATTACAAATCCTCCTGCTAAGGTCTATGATTTCCTTAAATATAATCTAAACAAGTTTGTGGATTTGTTCCCACAAGTGTACAAAAGTTTCAAGTTAATTGAAGGAGAGGAAGGCCATGCCGGAAATGTTAAGATCGTCGAATATGTAATTG GTAAGACAATGACTGCAAAGGTGAAGACTGAAGAAATAAATGATGAACAGAGATCCATGATAATGAGGGTTATTGAAGGGGAGGTCTTGAAGTTATACCCTACATTGCTTTGCAAGATTAGTGTGAGCGACGGCTGTGTGAATTGGTCGATTCAGTTCGAGAAAACCAATGACTCAACACCTAAACCAGACGCCTATGCTCAAGTTGCAGCTCATGTTACTAAACTCATGGATCTTTACCTTCTCACCAATTGA